From Carnobacterium alterfunditum DSM 5972:
GGAACGCTTCTGAGGGACATTTGAAATCTTTTCAGCAGAATCTCGAAAAATATTAAAAAAAATCAAATAAAAATAAGAATGAAAGCCTGCTATTTGAGAGGTCTTCGTTCTTATTTTTTTAGGAAATGATAAATTTTCTAAGTGTAAAATTACTTTTTAGGTCAAATAGTATCCTCGTTAAACATTGCTAAACGAATCAAGACAGCCTCTCATGAAAAACGGATGATTGGCTTTTTCAAAAAGTCAGCAATAATTGCTTGAAAGATAGCCACAGGAAGATAAATGATGAGGCTGGAAATCATGCCCAGTTCATAGAACAGGCTGCTTTTCTTGATGGCCTTGCCTTTTATGCGACTAAATAAAGCGCTCAATGCGATGCCGTGGACATTCCCAATCATGATGGAACGGATCGCCCCTAAGATTCCTGTTGCTTTATTTTCTCCATATAGTGACACGATACGGTTCCATGATTCTTCAGTGGGGTTGCCACGAGTATCTGCATAGTGTTGAGCAAACAGAAAGGCAGGCATTTCATCGGAAGGGATATCATCAGCTGTTCCGGTCAATAGATTCTGTATTTCCTGATTGCTAAAACCTTGTTCAAGAAGAGCCATCTTTGTGTGGGCATAAGAACAAACTTCGCAACCGTTGACCTCCGTCACACCCAACATGATCCTTTCAATGAGTTCAGATTGCAATGATTTGTCTTTTTTGGCTTTGATCATGTATTTCATTGTCCGTATCCCTTGATAAAGAATGGGATAAAACTCTTGGATTGAATAGTTTTTTTTGTAGAATTCTTGTGCCATTTCAGTCTCCTTTTACTTTGTCATCGTCACATTATAGTCTTACCAGTAATCATTATACCCCGCAGCGTATATGTTGTACATTATTATGTTTAACTATAAAAAGTAAAATAAGAATTTGATGCTTTTAAATGCATAAGAATATTTTTTTATCATAGTAGATCACGTGAAATAGCGTCATTTGCAATAAAGGAGTTTGTCAAAAGATAAGCTATTTCGATTCTTAAGCTATTGTTCGATAGATAAATACTGAAATATCGCGTCTATATCTACTAGTTAGTGAAAAAGAGCAAAGTAATTAGTGCTTTTAAGAACTAAGTGTGGTATACTATTGGATGTAGATGTACGTGGTGTTTCACTTTTTAGAGGTCAAACGATTGTTTTTTCTTGTGTTTAAATAAGGTATAGGTTCGAATCCTATCTTCTACATTCTCAACTACCTTAACTAAAGGTAGTTTTTTTTTTACTTTATAAGGAATTAATACAAAAGCTATTTATGGTTTTGTAAGGTTAAATAAATTTTAAACCGTATTATTTGGGAACGCCTTCTTTATTTGGTACTATTATGTTGTAGAAATTAAATATGATAGGAGGGCAAATAAGTATGGTGAAAAAATTCAAAGGTGCTTACCAATCAGTTGAGGAAGCTGCAGCTCAAGTTGAACATTTGATTATAGAAGGTTATCAGCCTGAAGATATAACTGTTGTTACTCATAAAGAAAATAAAGGTACGATTGAAAGTTTAA
This genomic window contains:
- a CDS encoding carboxymuconolactone decarboxylase family protein codes for the protein MAQEFYKKNYSIQEFYPILYQGIRTMKYMIKAKKDKSLQSELIERIMLGVTEVNGCEVCSYAHTKMALLEQGFSNQEIQNLLTGTADDIPSDEMPAFLFAQHYADTRGNPTEESWNRIVSLYGENKATGILGAIRSIMIGNVHGIALSALFSRIKGKAIKKSSLFYELGMISSLIIYLPVAIFQAIIADFLKKPIIRFS